Sequence from the Desulfovibrio sp. genome:
ACGCTGTGCCCCATGAGGGCAGGCCAAGCCTGGGCCAGCATGATGAGCAGCAGCATCAGGGGGCCAGCAAGGCTGGCCGCATCAAAAAGACTGTCGCCAAAGCCGGGAGTGGCTGGCTGGGCAGCCTGAGCTGCGGGTTTGGCGGAAGAAGCGGCATTGCCAGACTTGCCGGTGTTGCCGAACATTCCCCTGAAACCCTTGGCCGCAATGGTTACCGGACGTGACGCGCCTGAGCTGGAGTCTTCCGCGTTGGAGCTTTGCTGGCTGGAGGCCGCCTGTGCGGCGGGCTCGGCGGCAGAGGCAGACGGTTGGGAAGCGGCAGCATTTTGCGTAGCGGCGGTGTGTTCACCCTCCGCGCTGGGCTGCTGGCCCCCCGGCTGACAGGCAGCCTGGCCTTCGGGATTCTGGGCGCTGTTCTGGGTCATGGCATCGCTCCTTCATGCGTTTTCGGCTCACCAAGCAGTACATGCCGGGCCTGGCGGGCTTCGAGGTCAATTTCCAAGGCGCGTCCGGCCTTAGACATGCTCTGGCCACTTTGCACGTCGCGTGCAGGGCCTTGCGCGTCTGCGGGCAGGGGGCAGACAATATGTTGCTTTTTATCTGAAAAATTCGCTGCAAGCAGCCAGTATCCGCCACCGGGCAGGGAGCTCAGAGTTGCCACGCAACCCGTGGGACCGGTGGTAACCTGCACCAGCCGCCCTCCCGCCAGACCGGCTGCGCGCCTGCCTTGCAGGATGCGGGCAATCTGGCGCGCAAAACTCGTTTCGCGGCTCCACTGCATATCAAGCGGGCCAAAGGCCAACGGAGCCGGTGCTTGCCCGCCAGCCTGGCCACTGGTGGCCCAAAGGGCCACTCCGCCAGCTTCGGAAGCTCCCTTGCCGGAACCCTGCGGCAGACCAAGCGCGCCTGTTATATCCTGCGGACTCAAAAATGTCAGGCCCGGCAAACCCATGCGCCAGCTGAGCAGCAGCAGGCAGGCCGATTCCATGGCGGGCGTGCTTTCGGGCCGTATGGCCTTTGTGTCGTCGAGGCCCAGCGCCCGCGCAGACAGCTCCGCCTGTGTAACGGGCAGGCCATAAGCATCGGGCGAGCCCTTGGCGAGCTGCTGGGCACGACGCACAAGAGCCTTGCCATCCGGCAGGTCAAGCAGGGGCCGCCAGTCCACATACTGCCTGTCGCGCAAACCGCGCGCAAGGCGGCTGTGATCGACGCCAGTCGCCAGCGAGGCCTTGAGCAGGGCGGCCAGCGGTGCGGCATCGCCGCTCAGCAGGGCGTAGCCAGCCGCTGCAGGGGTGATGCTGTCGCGGCTGAAGTCCACGGCAGTGGCAAGCACAGTGCGTGTCAGCGAGGGAGGCAGAATGTCGTCCTGCACGGCCCACCCGCCATAGCGGTGCACTTCGCCCGCCAGAGATTCAAGGGCCACTATGCCGGGCACAAGCGCGCCCGCATCGCCAACAGTACCGATGCGGCCTTCGGCCTGCGCGTCCAGCCCCATGAGGGGTTCAAGCCTGATACCCGCAAGTGTTTGCTGCTGCAGGCCGGTGTGCTGGATAACCGAGGCAGAGAACACCCGTCGGGCCTGACCCGATGGGTCCTGCCACAGCAGCACGGGGCGCAGGGCATTGCCGCTGTATCGGTACACCCAGCGCCGCACCTGACCATCTGCGCCACGGATTTCGCCGGTCACGGCCCATCCGCCGGGGGTGGCCCAGTCTACGCCATCACGCCGCAGCATGTCGGGAATAATGCCACGCTTGCGCAGCTCCACAAGGGCGGTTTCGCGCAGGGGCAGGCAGTCCCATTCGCCAGCGGTTGTGGGCAGAATGCTCCAGTCTTTTTGCGGCACAGCCATCATGGCATACAGGCCGTCAAAGCGCGAGGCCCGGCGCGCCTGAAGTATGAAATCCGGCCCGAGTCCCGTGGCCGCAGGAGGCAGTTCACCGCCCATCTGCATGTGGGCCTGGTCAAACTTTTCCGCAAGTCGGTTGAAATCGTCGCCAGCGCCCAGAGTGGGATCAATCCGCAGAGAAGTGACGTTGTCACCCGTTTCAGAGGCCGCGTCGGGCTGCGCCGAGGCCGCGTGGGTGCTCCAGATATCGCCCTTCTCACCCGTTGGGGCCAGAAAAAGCCCGCCAAAGCCCACCTGCGTCAGCAGTGTGTCCAGCCCCGGCTGGGCAAGCGCTCGCAGGGCTGGCTGCCCGCCAGCAAGACTGTGGGGATTTACGTCAAACCAGTTTGGCGCGGCAGTGAGCAGCAGGGGCACCCGACGGGCAGAAGCGCTGTTGCGCCAGATAAGGTCTGTGCCGGAAACCTGTCCCGTGAGCTCCTGGGTGGAGCCGAGCATGGACTGTCGCTCAAGCCATTGCAGGTAGCCCGGGTCGGCACGCGGCAGAAGAGCGGCGCTGCCCGATGGCTGCTCGCGTCGAAGCGCGTTTTCGTGCCCACTGCGCCCACTGCGTGAGGTGCAGGCGGCCAGTATAACGCACAGTGCAATGCTCAGGACCATGCACAAGGCAGGCCGCAGCACAAGCGGCAGCAGGGCTGCCAGCCCGCACTTCTGCGGTTGACCGGACCGATGGCAATAAGAACGCTGCATGGGCATGGCCGTTAGGCTTTGGCCGCTTCTTCCTCGGCCTTGGCCGTGTTCCACAGCTCGTCCTTTTCATCAAGGGTGAGGGCTGCAAAATCACGGTTCTGCTCGCGGGCGATTTCTTCCATTCGGGCAAAGCGCTTGAGAAAACGGCGGTTGGCGTAGTCCAGCGCCTCGTTGGCCTTGATACCCTTGCGGCGGCCAAGTTCGGCAATGCTGAACAGCAGGTCGCCCAGCTCGTGTTTCTGGGCTTCCTGATCGGTACCGGCAGAAACGTCGAGCCATTCCAGCCATTCGGCTTCCACCTGCTGTTCAACCTCTTCATCGGCCTCCCAGGTGAAGCCCACACGGGCCGCCTTGGAGTTGATGCGGTAGGCCTTGGCGAGCGGGGGCAGGCTTTCGGGCAGGGTGTCAAAGAGGCCCTTGGGCTTGCCTTCGTCGTCGGCGTGCTCGGCGCGCTTGATTTTTTCCCAAGCCTTGAGCTGTTCGTCCAGACTGTCAAAAACTGTGTTGCTGAACACGTGCGGGTGGCGGCGGATCATCTTGGCGCGGTTGTTGTTGAGGGCGTCGTCAAAGGTGAACTGGCCCTGCTTTTCGTACATGCGCGCCACAAAAAGCAGCAGAAAGGCCACGTCGCCCAGTTCTTCGCGTATTTCGGCCACATCGCCAGAGCGAATGGCGCTCACCAGTTCGTGGCTTTCTTCAATGATATATTCTGTCAGGCTTTCGGGGGTTTGCTCCTTGTCCCAGGGGCAGCCGTCGGGCGCGGTGAGCTTGTCGATAATCAGCTGAAGTTCTTGAAGAGCGGTCTTTTCCATGATGCAAATTTCCTTGGTAATTCGGCAGTTAAATGCCCAGGCGGGCGGTGAGGTCGGGCGGCAGCCAGCCGTGTACCTGGGTCATGAGCGCGTTAAAGTAGGGCAGTGCGCGTGAGTGCTGCATAAAGGGAGCACCCGCGAAAAATTTTTGCAGAAACAGCAGGGCC
This genomic interval carries:
- the mazG gene encoding nucleoside triphosphate pyrophosphohydrolase, which translates into the protein MEKTALQELQLIIDKLTAPDGCPWDKEQTPESLTEYIIEESHELVSAIRSGDVAEIREELGDVAFLLLFVARMYEKQGQFTFDDALNNNRAKMIRRHPHVFSNTVFDSLDEQLKAWEKIKRAEHADDEGKPKGLFDTLPESLPPLAKAYRINSKAARVGFTWEADEEVEQQVEAEWLEWLDVSAGTDQEAQKHELGDLLFSIAELGRRKGIKANEALDYANRRFLKRFARMEEIAREQNRDFAALTLDEKDELWNTAKAEEEAAKA